ttttattttttctttaagcatatataagataacagataaaagtataaatgtgattatgaatacataaatggatacgaataaaaagggacattaggacaagAGACGGTAGGCATGTTAATGCGCAcaatcttgactcctggtgactgcctggataaTGCCCTGCAGTTTTGTTGCCACCAATTCGGAAGTGATTTGCCAATAAATtgcttttattgtcattttatcatttcccCTAGAAACTAGGAATCCgtgagtcctgccttaagcacgaagctaactgggtgactttgaaccggtcactcactctcagccctagaaagcaggcaatgaCAAGCCATGtctgaaaaccttgccaagaaaactgcaggggaaGTATCTCAAGGGAAACTTGTGGACTGGTCACATtgattagttaaaaaaaaataatctaagaAAACAGTTTATATGGatctttaacagtaacagagttgaaagggacctagaaggtcatctagtccaaccccctactcacgcAGGAGAATTCTATAGAATACACAGGAGAATATGTAGAATTCTGGCTTAATTGCCCCACTCTCATTTTGAGTACTGCATATAAAAGCTTCTGGATCGCCTATCATAGGCAGGCAATTCAGATTTCTAGTCTACCGTTGACAAAAAAAGCCAACAGTAAAGCCAAGAATACACTTAGaagtataaataatatttatgctGTATAATCTTTTTAGATGCCAGTCTGTCTTGACAAGCTGATTAAAATGTAACATTTGTGCTAATAGGTAGTCCTTGGAGATACCAATTGGGATTGGCATCTGTTATTGAATAAAGCAGTTGTTAAAATGTCATATGAATGCTTTGTTCAGTTGACCAAAATCTCAGCATTTCTGGTTGCATTGTTAAATGACCTTGTAGGATGTTAAACAGATACAGTATGAGGTAGGGAACAGGTCTGCTTTGGGGTTGGGGGAGGCCTTGCACAGACTACAAGTGAGTCTCTTTCTGCTTATGAGATGAAATTCCTCCCTGCCAAAATTCAGAAAAGATTCTCATCACCCAAGTAAAGGGACGCTGTGCAGCTTGCACTGGGTTTCCTAGGGCTTCCTTCAAGCACCCCAACCACCTTGTGCTCCTTACTTTACATTATTGCTTCTCAACTCAGaagctgaaattttttttttaacttccaaaCTCCTGTATTTCCCCTCTCTAAtacatttgtgtttttttaatctttttttattcataaacattCTGAATAAAGTGTATTGTCAGGGTATattatttacaaaagaaaaacaaagaaaaggcattgaaaaATATTAACACATATATTGGTAACAGTAGTTACAGAGTAATTTGGCTAAACTTTTCTCTATATTGGcttatttataattctgttaaatatattggcatatttatagttataaaccatctttatctTTAATTCATACGTAGCAATAATCTTCcttcatctaatttctacctcttatctctaaccactcataaaatctattccatatcaAGTAATATTCTGTGTCAtccttgtcttttatttttaaagtcagtctgtccatctcagcacagtctaaCATTTTCCGAATTATATCCTCATCTGGTGAAGTATGCTCATTTTTCTAGTATTTTGCAAATCAGGAAGCTGAAAATCTTGCATGCTGCAATCCAACTAGGCACAAAGCTGAAATTCTTCAGAAGAAAGTCCTTTCAGCCGGCCCAGACACAAGTGAGAGTCCTCTTGGCAGGTGATGGCAGATTGTaaccttctctgctggcttccccagtgaaTTTCTGGAAAAACCAGtgaagaagattgcaaatggtgatcccaCAATTGTGGGGCACTTAGAAACTGATCATAAATGTAACTTAatcatttctttctcctttccaaaAGGGATCTAATTTGGAATTAAAACTTCCCATTTTAGCAGGATAGAgttcaaatgaaagaaaaaacaaatggtcataattaAGCTTGGAATTTTGGTACATTAGAATCTTCAATCTTTAATCGTCAATTAAAATAGCCAAATCAGTTAAAAATGTGGCCTCCTCTTATTCTATAATTGTACTGTTAAGCAATCTGATCTTTTCATGATCTACTAAATCTAATATTTATTCAGCAAagtttacaaaattatatgcaAAACTATAGTATTTCTGTAGCCAATTTGTGACAAATATTATAAATCTATAATATTTGCTTTTGAAACTGGGctcctatatttttatttttattttccagggtAATCTATTTGACTCTACAATAGCTGATGAAGCAACCTGGACGCTAGGTACGATCTGTGCTTCAGAAAACTTTACACAACAATTGTTTCATTGTGGACTTTCTTTCTACTAGCttggattttttaattattattttttttaaaaaatcacatggtATATGATATTGTTTTATAAGGACATGGGAGATGTGATTTTGCTACCATTTTTCCCTTTTGGCAAAATCACAGATCtgtgtctcacttattttggccatgtcatgtgagGGAATTCACTAGCGAAAGCAATTACGCTGGGAAGAGTTAGTGATAAAGCAAAGCAAGGTGCCACAGAACACGGTGTCTTGAcactatcaaagctgacaccaaccaGAACATAGAAAATAGAGAGATCTggtccatagaatcaccaagagtcagacacaactgaatggatatcatcattgttttcttttttaaaataaaaggaaagcttCTTAAAGCTGAGAGACCTGCATAAACTACCATTCTCATATTCTGGTTTGTTAATAGAAATGGATGTGAAAATGAGTCTGCTGATTTCCATGTAAATACTTCAGCTACCTTGAGTTCAGATTTTTTCTAATTTGGTGGATCATTGAAGAAAAAGATAGGGATGTGACAAGACAGCACTAATCTCTTTAAAGTTTTAAAGGTTTATTGTAATGTCAGAACATGGATagatggaagaaaaagagaaataggaaAGGTTCATATCCATGATGTgtacatattatatacaaagattGACAGAATGCAATGATTAATATTTTGTTAATCcagtatatgaaaaaaaaagtttttatggaCGTCCTAATTTAGAAGAGTTTGAAGGTTACTCAAAAGCTACATTGCATTCAGAACATGGGAGAATGGAAAAGTTCTTCCCCATGTTGCACTGACCATCTTGGAAATTCATGAAGCATCTTGCTGATTTCTAACAACCTGTCTGGTTTTTTAGCTGTAAAGGAAAATAGGACTTGCAACAAGCAGTTGTATTAAGTTAATCTCAGTTTGAATATCACTAGATCTTGTCCCTTCACTCTGGAAAACAAATGTCTACAAAATTTGTGTTGTACTTCCTTATAGTTCAAAATATGAGCATTTATTATGGTTATATGCCATCAAATCAGTGCTGAATCTTAGGGAtcaaatagattttctccaggataaTTTGTCCCCAACTTTGTCTTCTAACAGTGTACTCTTGGTTCTATAATTTAGTCCATCCACCTAATCCACCTCTTCTTGCAAATAATTGTGAATAAATCCAATGTTTTTTGTTTGAAAAGAGGATCAGAAATTGATACGAATCACCTTGACAAAAACCAACCGTGATGCTGGAAACTGTTGGCGTTCCCTGATGAAGAATGAGTATGCTGCTGATCCCTGGGTTCAAGACCAAATGCAAAGGAAGCTTACATTAGAAAGGTTCCAGAGAGAGGCAAGTCaatagatgtttgtttgtttatctattgaatttatattgccgcctattcgcccatggcaacTCAATATTACCAAATTGCAAAAcaatggtggcccagtggttagaatgcagtattgcaaactctgcccacagccaagagttcaatcctgactggttcaagctTGACTCAGACTTCTATTCTtctaagatcagtaaaatgaggacccagattgtggggggcaatataCTTACACTTGTAAACCCCTCAAAGAGTGCTGTacagtattatgaagcagtagataagtctaagtgctattgctaagtgctattttcatttaaaatattgtttcataGAGAAGgcattataaacaaacaaaaatatatttacagATCATCTATATCAGAAAATaatatcatatatatcatatacTATTATCTGAAGTtctataccctgttttccccaaataagacatcccctgataagccCAGTCAAAAGCCCAGCTTTTGAtcgcatggcagtaaggccaagcagttatttcagggttcaaaaaatataagacagggtcttattttcggggaaacatggtattaattTACCAGGTTCAAGATTCATGGAGTGTActttaaataccgtatttttcggagtataagcacatttctcctccccccccaaaaaagtgggtggaaatgtttgtgcatcttatacagcgaatatTGTGGCGGAGGAGGGAAGCATGATTGGTGCAacgccgatcagctgttctagaatggACCACGATGGTGGCGAACGGGCCGTGGCAAAAGGCGGCCATGGTGAATGGGCTGCAGTGGCTAATGGACCTTAGCGAATGGGCCGTGGCAAATGGATCAGATGAATACCAGAtcgatgctgggaggcagaggcagatttttttttcttgttttcctccccaaaagctagatgcgtcttatagtctggagcatcttatagttcaaaaaatacggtacattctGACATTTAATTTGGCTTTCAAATGTATTAATGTTCCTAGAACACAGCTGGTTGTTTTTATATGTAGCTTTATTTAAAAATGAGGGGAGGATGGAAGAAATAGAAGGGGCATTTGCATAGGtgcaggatataaatattatgaaataaaaattatatacagGCAATTTAAGATTATTTGTGTTCTTCAAGTGCTAATACAGTAAATAGAAAATGTTAAAAAGAGTACATAACAGAATTCTGTGTACTCTTAGTTTGAAATATATCCCAGTAGACGTATTCAGcaagaatataaataaaatgctatGTCTTCTCTTGCAGAACCCTGGATTTGATTTCAGTGGAGCAGAAATTTCTGGAAATTATACCAAAGGAGGGCCAGACTTTTCTAGTCTTGAAAGATAGTGTGTTGGCTATATTTCCTCCAGTTCAACTATATTTCCTCCAGTTTCTCCAAAATGACAAAGCATTAAGCTTCAGAAGAGCTTACTGGTTTTTTTGGACAGTTTTAAACCACAAAATAATGACTTACCAGAATTGCACttaatgcaattaaaaataaacatttcatgCATACTCAGAGCAATATTATTTGTATGATGACAGTTTTGTGCAAGGTTAACAGCATAAAGTTGCAGTTGCTACACTTTAAATTGTTAATTGATATGCGAGTAATATTTTTCTTGAAAGTCTGTGATCTGGCTTATTTGGCAAAGCagagaagtaaaaaaaacattactACCTAAACGCTATAAACACATTTTGAAGGCTAAACAGATTTGCCATCCTGAAAATTTGTACTAAACCAGCTTCAACACTATTTCACATAGAAGAGTCATTAAAACTagtaatgttaaaatctggtataATTAATACCTTCCATAATTTTGTGCCAAACTGTACTGTCAGTCAAACCATAACATGCAATATGTATCCTTGGGTAAAGCCATTTAGCGTTCATAAATTTATCCCTGACATTCTTTATAAGAATAGGAGTTCCAGTGTGTATATTCTCTTAATAAAATTCAGAAAACCATTTTAGCCACTTTAAAAGAACGATTGCATGCCAAGGAAGATTTTACACTTTTGTTGTTTCGACTATGGGCACCTTTATGTTATATATCAAAGTGGCTGGAACacttgaaaaaataattaaagcgtGTGAactttttcatgttttttaaaaaaaattctgcttaatCTGACACTTATATTTTTCTGCAGCCTAAGATGTGATTTATAGTCAGGCATGTAACACTTTTGTTAAAAGATCTGGGTTGAATCCTGTGATGTGCCTTTCCTGGACTATTCAAAAAGCTTCCTTTTGCATCCCAAATTGGCTCCAGCATGTTAGAGTTTATGGAACCAGTGgcaggacaaaacaaaacaatgagcTTAATTATCGAGTGACTGGAAATCCATTTGGACAACATGGCACATATCTTTTGTTTATATATGCAAGAAGAAAGTACATACATCATATGTAATTAAAAATTCTAATAGTTGCACCACATTTTGCTTTATGCATGTATATACTCATCCATTTAACAGAATGAGAGTTAATTGTAGTCTGATTCACTCCCTAACCATGTGTGCCATATCTATAATTTTTGTATCTTTATGCTTAGACATGTTTAGTTATCTATAGTAAAGTAAAGTAGTAATTTTCatgtttaaaaaagatttaaactATCTCAGTTTGTTCTATagtatgttttaattgtacatttccaGGGAATGCCAAGTGTTTTGTCTGCCAAGAATTCAAGGCTGCTATTTCAGCTATTAAGATGCCACAAGGAGAATTTGTATTGTTTATACAAATTGAGGAAATGGAATCAATAAAATTGATTTTGTATGCCTAAGGCAGCCGTGAAATACAAAgcgtgagaaaagaaaaaaatacattaagcCCAAATAACATTCTCACAAATAATTATcagtaataccgtgtttccccgaaaataagaccttgtcttatattttttttgaaccctgaaataagtgcttggccttattttcggggaagtcttattatttttgggcgcgtggagcaagatggggctcctcttgcagtcttacctgatatccagctctgcatttaaatattttcagggaaggcttattatggggggaggtttattttaaTGCATGCCCTGATTGGGCTTagtatcagaggatgtcttatttttggggaaacagggtacttatcCAAGGATGTTGGAAACAAATATTTTGACAAGGCAATGATCTTCAAATCATGATGTGCTCACTGGAAAGAAAAGTTTGAAGGTTTTTGAATGATCTTTTCAATCCCTAGATGAATGTTGTTGAAGATCTGCAAAAAATCTCAAAACATGCAGCCAATGGAGACCAAATATTGTTGAGCTGGAAGAAATCTACAAAGGGGTGTGGGAAAAATTCCACAAGAAATTCTTAGCTGGCTACAGGAAACCTGAAAGCTGTTATTTATGCCATAGGTGTAATTTTTTAAACTCGTATGCCATCTGATTCTACAATGACTATTGAGTGTAGTCAGTATCCAGACTTCTgcatttgccctattttacattttttttgaatCTCTAAACAATTGTGATTATGCGTTCAAATTTGCAGGAAAATTGTATTCACTGAAATGTACTACTTGAACAGGGGAGTTTAAATCCTTGAACACAGTTGTACGTGGTTTTATCGTTCTCTACAGGTAGGGTTCCAAATTGGTGCTCTTAATTAAATGCCTTAAATCTAGGCTAATATCATCTGCGGACTTcaagatatattttttattattggccaCAGTGGCCCAGATGACTGGAAGCAGAAATCCAAAACATCTAATCACCAttggtgcagtattgcaggctaacagtccacagccaggagtttaatcctaaccagctcaaggttgattcagctttccgtTTTACTGATCTTCcgagttcagtaaaatgaggacccagattgtttggggcaatatgctgacgtcGTAAAATGCTCAGAGCATGTGTAAAGCAATATGGAACAGAATATAATtgaatgctattgctatccataATCTAGGACTGGAGTAACTGAATTCACACAACACCCATTTCCAAATCCAAGTTAGTTGATCTATTTTAGAGCCAAGGTAAGTTCCCGGAAGCCCATCTGTAGTGGAATCAATTCTATTAGGCTGCAGAAATTACTTTTTCTGAaagtttttctttctgctttctgaAAGCAATCGCTGAGAGAGCATCAAAGGTGTGCTACAATGATTGCTAGCAAAGTGTGTTCCAGGTATGTGTCTGATCCGGCATAACCAGGTCTTGTAAACACAGGCTACATATCTCAACATATAGCCTTGTTTAAAGCACAATAAATATTAAcacattttggaaaatatttttctttaagcgAGTTACTTTCACAATCCAAGGCCATCAAATCAATTCAAGCAATtccatttcaatgtgttttattgAAAGGTACTCTTGTTGCTTATAGGCATAATAGGACATTTTGATAACGAGTTTGTTCCTTTTTGACATTGTAAACATCTTATTGAACATTGTTCAGTTTCAATCTTCAAATACTAAAGGCATATAAGATACAAATTCAATTTAATAACATCCATAAAAATGATAGTTTGAGTAAACTTCCCATCAGTTTTGTTCTGAAGAGCAGCTTGCAATGAGGTAGAAGTAAATGGTTTGTCCAAATGCTGGGTTAAACCAAAAACAAGTCTTCAGATTTCTGTAATTGTAGTAAGTCTCCTAAATTTGTTACTTTGATTCTAAAGACAAGCCAGCCAGCTTTAAGTGAGCCATTAGGACAATGTGAAATTACATCAATGGTATATGTgctaaaattaaaaagataagaATTGTTGCATTATCTTTCCAGTTTTTCTTGTGGCAATTTAAACAACCAGTAAAATTCCCATAAAATAACTTAGGGAGAATACTAAATTGAACACAACTACAAACAGATATTGCAAAAAGTGATTAATTAAAAAGAACCAAAGTCCAAAAGCTATTGAACATGTTGACAGTTGATTTAACAGATCATTGCTGGGTAGCAACTGTTGCTTCCTTAGGCTTTTAACATTCAAGAAATTGCAATGCACAATTTGTGCTGGTTTAGCCATCTCATTTCAATCAACTGATAATTATAAATAGAATGAGCAAAATAGTAGTTTAAT
This genomic window from Ahaetulla prasina isolate Xishuangbanna chromosome 2, ASM2864084v1, whole genome shotgun sequence contains:
- the NUDCD2 gene encoding nudC domain-containing protein 2, translating into MSAPFEERSGLVPCSTPWGRWYQTLEEVFVEVNVPQGTRARDVECSLKSRHLALTVAGKEMLKGNLFDSTIADEATWTLEDQKLIRITLTKTNRDAGNCWRSLMKNEYAADPWVQDQMQRKLTLERFQRENPGFDFSGAEISGNYTKGGPDFSSLER